The Oxalobacteraceae bacterium OTU3CINTB1 genome includes a window with the following:
- a CDS encoding ABC transporter permease subunit — MLLEFFKFDLRYQLRQPLLWVSGLILALMAFGATTSDAIQVGGAIGNVHRNAPTVVAQIMGTFTVISMFIVTIFIAGTVLRDSEVGISDMLFATPMRKYQYLLGRFSAGLVACLAIFVLIAIGMLLGPLMPWVDEARVGPLPGAAYLWSFAFFVIPNLLFVGALLMLLAATTRSMMLVYVGVLGFFVLWAVAGAFTRDINNEWIAVLVDPFGVRAFGRATRYFSAAEANAGLPPFTGYLLANRLLWLGVAVVFFVATLILFKPQRVGTGRRLFGKAKPAALARPAPSAVALPRIAPRFRASTGWIQCWHILAFDAKAVFKSVPFLVMLLFGVLNFIGAATQADSMLGTNVYPVTHLMLQTLSGTFNFMLIIVLTFYAGELIFKERQARIADVGDAMPVPDWAPLLAKCVALVGVIFGFLLTGAVAAAGFQLFKGGAPIEAGLYVKGILLESAFFVLMGLFALALQVLTNNKFIGYLLVILLMVSQIVLGVMHFDHNLYNFASLPGLRYSDMNGYGHFLKGWAWYALYWSLFTVSALILAQAFWVRGLARPWRARARLAGARLKGGAGLALALGVAGFIGTGAWIFYNTNVLNKYVPSDLAMDRQADYEKNYRKYKDLPQLRITDVRADVDIYPAERRVAIRGRYLLENKTGLPLTELRLQVNPDVETRYANLPPHQVVLDDKIAGFKVITLAQPIAPGARLDLGFTVDVRHQGFTNRGAADSVNLNGTFFNNSEYFPHFGYRDDVELKDRNERRKRGLGEPQRMAKLEDEKARANTAFGGEADWINFETTVSTSGDQIAIAPGYLQKTWEQGGRRYFHYKMDRPMANFFAYLSARWSVKKGEWRGLPIEVYYDSKHAYNVDRMITSTQKSLDYFDANFTPYQHKQVRILEFPNYQGFAQSFANTIPYSEALGFIADLRDKDDIDYVYYVTAHEVAHQWWGHQVIGANVQGSTMLIESLAQYSALMVMEKEYGRDKLRRFLRFELDSYLRDRGGELIEEQPLFRVENQQYIHYRKGSLVFYRLRDEIGEAALNRALKRFLQDKGYQQAPYTTSRELLAYIRAEAPQDKQALITDLFEKIVFYDNRVTDAKARKRADGKWDVTMTLHLAKMEADGKGKETPRAYDEPVEIAVFARAPGAKESEERVLFTDKRLLVGSEPVVTVTVKEQPFDVGVDPYNKMIDRVSRDNRKEVVIE, encoded by the coding sequence ATGTTGCTTGAATTCTTCAAATTCGACCTGCGCTACCAGCTGCGCCAGCCGCTGCTGTGGGTCAGCGGCCTGATTCTCGCCCTGATGGCGTTCGGCGCCACCACCAGCGACGCCATCCAGGTCGGCGGCGCCATCGGCAACGTCCACCGCAACGCGCCGACGGTCGTGGCGCAGATCATGGGCACGTTCACGGTGATCTCGATGTTCATCGTGACGATTTTCATCGCCGGCACCGTGCTGCGCGACAGCGAGGTCGGCATTTCCGACATGCTGTTCGCCACGCCGATGCGCAAGTACCAGTACCTGCTCGGCCGCTTCAGCGCCGGCCTGGTGGCCTGCCTGGCGATCTTCGTGCTGATCGCCATCGGCATGCTGCTCGGCCCGTTGATGCCGTGGGTGGACGAGGCCCGCGTCGGCCCGCTGCCGGGCGCGGCCTACCTGTGGAGCTTCGCCTTCTTCGTCATTCCCAACCTGCTGTTCGTCGGCGCGCTGCTGATGCTGCTGGCGGCCACCACCCGCTCGATGATGCTGGTCTACGTCGGCGTGCTGGGCTTCTTCGTGCTGTGGGCCGTCGCCGGCGCCTTTACGCGCGACATCAACAACGAATGGATCGCCGTGCTGGTCGACCCGTTCGGCGTGCGCGCCTTCGGCCGCGCCACCCGTTATTTCTCGGCGGCCGAGGCCAATGCCGGCCTGCCACCGTTCACCGGCTACCTGCTGGCCAACCGCCTGCTGTGGCTGGGCGTCGCGGTGGTCTTCTTTGTCGCTACCTTGATCCTGTTCAAGCCGCAACGGGTCGGCACCGGGCGCCGCCTGTTCGGCAAGGCCAAGCCGGCCGCCCTGGCCCGGCCGGCGCCGTCGGCGGTGGCGTTGCCGCGCATTGCGCCGCGCTTCCGCGCCTCCACCGGCTGGATCCAGTGCTGGCACATCCTCGCCTTCGACGCGAAAGCGGTGTTCAAGAGCGTGCCCTTCCTGGTGATGCTGCTGTTCGGCGTGCTTAACTTCATCGGCGCCGCCACGCAGGCCGACAGCATGTTGGGCACGAACGTCTACCCGGTCACGCACCTGATGTTGCAGACCCTGAGCGGCACCTTCAACTTCATGCTGATCATCGTGCTGACCTTCTACGCCGGCGAACTGATCTTCAAGGAACGCCAGGCCAGGATCGCCGACGTCGGCGACGCCATGCCGGTGCCGGACTGGGCGCCGCTGCTGGCCAAATGCGTCGCGCTGGTCGGCGTCATCTTCGGTTTCCTGCTCACCGGCGCGGTGGCGGCGGCCGGCTTCCAGCTGTTCAAGGGCGGCGCGCCGATCGAGGCCGGCCTGTACGTCAAGGGCATTCTGCTGGAATCGGCCTTCTTCGTGCTGATGGGGCTGTTCGCGCTGGCGCTGCAAGTGCTCACCAATAACAAGTTCATCGGCTACCTGCTGGTGATCCTGCTGATGGTGTCGCAGATCGTGCTGGGCGTGATGCACTTCGACCACAACCTGTACAACTTCGCCTCGCTGCCGGGCTTGCGCTATTCGGACATGAACGGCTACGGCCACTTCCTCAAAGGCTGGGCCTGGTACGCCTTGTACTGGAGCCTGTTCACGGTGTCGGCGCTGATCCTGGCGCAGGCGTTCTGGGTGCGCGGCCTGGCGCGGCCGTGGCGCGCCCGCGCGCGCCTGGCCGGCGCGCGGTTGAAGGGCGGCGCCGGCCTGGCGCTGGCGCTCGGCGTGGCCGGCTTCATCGGCACCGGCGCCTGGATCTTCTATAACACGAATGTGCTCAACAAGTACGTGCCGTCGGACCTCGCCATGGACCGCCAGGCGGATTACGAGAAGAACTACCGCAAATACAAGGACTTGCCGCAGCTGCGCATCACCGACGTGCGCGCCGATGTCGACATCTATCCGGCCGAGCGCCGGGTGGCGATCCGTGGCCGCTATCTGCTGGAAAACAAAACCGGCCTGCCGCTGACGGAGCTGCGCTTGCAGGTCAATCCGGATGTCGAGACCCGCTACGCCAACCTGCCGCCGCACCAGGTGGTGCTGGACGACAAGATCGCCGGCTTCAAGGTCATCACGCTGGCGCAGCCGATCGCACCGGGCGCGCGCCTCGACCTCGGCTTCACGGTCGACGTGCGCCACCAGGGCTTCACCAACCGCGGCGCGGCCGACAGCGTCAACCTGAACGGCACCTTCTTCAACAACTCCGAGTACTTCCCGCACTTCGGCTACCGCGACGACGTCGAACTGAAGGACCGCAACGAGCGCCGCAAGCGCGGCCTGGGCGAACCGCAGCGCATGGCCAAGCTGGAGGACGAAAAGGCGCGCGCCAACACAGCGTTCGGCGGCGAGGCCGACTGGATCAATTTCGAGACCACGGTCTCGACCAGCGGCGACCAGATCGCCATCGCGCCGGGCTATTTGCAAAAGACCTGGGAGCAGGGTGGACGGCGCTACTTCCACTACAAGATGGACCGGCCGATGGCCAACTTCTTCGCCTACCTGTCGGCGCGCTGGAGCGTCAAGAAGGGAGAGTGGCGCGGTCTGCCGATCGAGGTCTACTACGACAGCAAGCACGCCTACAACGTCGACCGCATGATCACGTCGACGCAGAAGTCGCTCGACTATTTCGACGCCAACTTCACGCCGTACCAGCACAAGCAGGTGCGCATCCTGGAGTTCCCGAACTACCAAGGTTTCGCGCAATCGTTCGCCAACACGATCCCGTATTCGGAAGCGCTCGGTTTCATCGCCGACCTGCGCGACAAGGACGACATCGACTACGTCTACTACGTCACCGCGCACGAGGTGGCGCACCAGTGGTGGGGGCACCAGGTGATCGGCGCCAACGTCCAGGGTTCGACCATGCTGATCGAATCGCTGGCGCAATATTCGGCGCTGATGGTAATGGAAAAGGAATACGGCCGCGACAAGCTGCGCCGTTTCCTGCGCTTCGAGCTCGACAGCTACCTGCGCGACCGTGGGGGCGAGCTGATCGAAGAGCAGCCCTTGTTCCGCGTCGAGAACCAGCAATACATCCACTACCGCAAGGGCAGCCTGGTGTTCTACCGCCTGCGCGACGAGATCGGCGAGGCGGCGCTCAACCGCGCGCTCAAGCGCTTCCTGCAGGACAAGGGATACCAGCAGGCGCCGTACACCACCAGCCGCGAGTTGCTGGCCTACATACGCGCCGAAGCGCCGCAGGACAAGCAGGCGCTGATCACCGACCTGTTCGAGAAGATCGTCTTCTACGACAACCGCGTGACGGACGCCAAGGCCAGGAAGCGCGCCGACGGCAAGTGGGACGTGACGATGACGCTGCACCTGGCCAAGATGGAAGCGGACGGCAAAGGCAAGGAAACGCCGCGCGCCTACGACGAGCCGGTCGAGATTGCCGTGTTCGCGCGCGCGCCCGGCGCCAAGGAAAGCGAGGAACGCGTATTGTTCACTGACAAGCGCCTATTGGTCGGCAGCGAGCCGGTGGTCACGGTCACGGTCAAGGAGCAACCGTTCGACGTCGGCGTCGACCCGTACAACAAGATGATCGACCGCGTCTCGCGCGACAACCGCAAAGAGGTTGTTATTGAGTAA
- a CDS encoding FAD/NAD(P)-binding protein produces the protein MKRYSVTIVGMGPRGLSVLERIAAIAGSRQLLLDIILIEPGECGPGVHTTRQPQHLLINTVASQVTMFPALGAVHHAPLCATPTLTAWARQSGYRRFGDSYHRIAGAGADITESDYLPRSMLGEYLAWTYQQIAAALPACLTLTHHRLRANDLWQQQDGRTAIELESGFIVHSDFVFLTTGHGRNRPSDLDAALAKFAQDHARYNSRLSFVRHIYPLDKLDRLGPEARVAIQGLGLSAHDVIAELTVGRGGAFVRQPNGEPNGQGRPGLLRYQRSGREPKLTLCSRNCLPYAARGINQKGLDGRHHPHYFTPDAVEALRRMALATRGSRQLDFDRELLPLLKREMAWVYRNTLARTAALPANNARGGACGHAAPQPALPASPTAALVPDPLTFVPDADDEAMIDALLFPLRERQFANLDEFRGFFTDWLQTDLREARLGNIDSPTKAATDVLRDVRATLQAAIEHGGLTPASHRKFLNVYNPAINRAAFGPPLRRNEELLALLDAGVIDIVSGPNSVVETDEDDSTYVLSTKFAEGTERRPVDVLVVARLDAFFPETDESLLIRNVLKRGLVRPYYNGVFHPGGIEIDEASQPLNLQGEPARNIWVLGYPVEGCHYYTHALPRPMLRSRQVLDADRCATAMFAQMADYPRRQPARRPLAAVSATVNDGTHVIL, from the coding sequence ATGAAACGCTACAGTGTCACGATAGTAGGAATGGGTCCTCGCGGGCTCAGCGTACTTGAACGCATCGCGGCGATCGCCGGCAGCCGCCAGCTGCTGCTCGACATCATTTTGATCGAGCCCGGCGAATGCGGCCCCGGCGTGCACACCACGCGCCAGCCGCAGCATCTGTTGATCAACACGGTGGCCAGCCAGGTCACCATGTTCCCGGCGCTGGGCGCGGTGCATCACGCGCCGCTGTGCGCCACGCCGACGCTGACGGCGTGGGCGCGCCAGAGCGGTTACCGCCGCTTCGGCGACAGCTATCACAGGATCGCCGGCGCCGGCGCCGACATCACCGAGTCCGACTACCTGCCGCGCAGCATGCTGGGCGAATACCTGGCCTGGACCTACCAGCAGATCGCGGCCGCCTTGCCGGCCTGCCTCACGCTCACCCACCACCGCCTGCGCGCCAACGACCTGTGGCAGCAGCAGGACGGGCGCACCGCCATCGAGCTGGAAAGCGGTTTCATCGTCCACAGCGATTTCGTCTTCCTTACCACCGGCCACGGCCGCAATCGGCCCAGCGATCTGGATGCCGCGCTGGCCAAGTTCGCGCAGGACCACGCGCGCTACAACAGCCGCTTGTCGTTCGTGCGCCACATCTATCCGCTCGACAAGCTCGATCGCCTCGGCCCCGAGGCGCGCGTGGCGATCCAGGGGCTGGGCCTGAGCGCGCACGATGTGATCGCCGAGCTCACGGTGGGGCGCGGCGGCGCCTTCGTACGACAGCCGAACGGCGAGCCGAACGGCCAGGGGCGGCCGGGTTTGCTGCGTTATCAGCGCTCCGGGCGCGAGCCGAAACTGACCTTGTGCTCGCGCAACTGCCTGCCCTACGCCGCGCGCGGCATCAACCAGAAGGGGCTCGACGGCCGCCACCACCCGCATTACTTCACACCGGACGCGGTCGAGGCGCTGCGGCGCATGGCGCTGGCCACGCGCGGCAGCCGCCAGCTCGATTTCGACCGGGAACTGCTGCCGCTGCTCAAGCGCGAAATGGCCTGGGTCTACCGTAACACCCTGGCGCGCACTGCCGCGCTGCCGGCCAACAACGCCCGCGGCGGCGCGTGCGGGCACGCGGCCCCACAGCCTGCCTTGCCCGCCTCGCCAACGGCCGCCCTGGTGCCGGACCCGCTCACCTTCGTGCCGGACGCCGACGACGAGGCGATGATCGATGCGCTGCTGTTTCCGCTGCGCGAGCGCCAGTTCGCCAACCTCGACGAGTTCCGCGGCTTTTTCACCGACTGGCTGCAAACCGATCTGCGCGAGGCGCGGCTGGGCAATATCGACAGTCCGACCAAGGCCGCCACCGACGTGTTGCGCGATGTCCGCGCCACCTTGCAGGCCGCCATCGAGCACGGCGGGCTGACGCCGGCCTCGCACCGCAAGTTCCTCAACGTCTACAACCCGGCCATCAACCGCGCCGCCTTCGGCCCGCCGCTGCGCCGCAACGAGGAGCTGCTGGCGCTGCTCGACGCCGGCGTCATCGACATCGTCTCCGGCCCCAACAGCGTGGTCGAGACCGACGAGGACGATTCCACCTACGTGCTGAGCACCAAGTTCGCCGAGGGCACCGAGCGGCGGCCGGTCGATGTGCTGGTCGTGGCCCGGCTGGACGCCTTTTTTCCCGAGACGGACGAGTCATTACTGATCCGTAATGTGTTAAAACGCGGCTTGGTGCGGCCGTACTACAACGGCGTGTTCCACCCGGGCGGTATCGAAATCGACGAGGCGAGCCAGCCGCTCAACCTCCAGGGCGAACCGGCGCGCAATATCTGGGTGCTCGGCTATCCGGTCGAGGGTTGTCATTACTACACGCACGCCTTGCCGCGCCCGATGCTGCGCTCGCGCCAGGTGCTGGACGCCGACCGTTGCGCGACAGCCATGTTCGCGCAGATGGCCGATTATCCCCGCCGCCAGCCCGCGCGCCGCCCTCTGGCGGCCGTGTCCGCTACGGTGAACGACGGCACGCATGTCATTTTATAA
- a CDS encoding ABC transporter ATP-binding protein, producing the protein MLSIKQLSKTYANGVKAINNVSLDIPNGMFGLLGPNGAGKSSLMRTIATLQDPDSGSIDFNGLDVLAQPEALRRQLGYLPQDFGVYPKVSAETLLNHFAVLKGLTARGERKEAVEALLQQTNLWEARKRNLGTYSGGMRQRFGIAQALLGSPRLVIVDEPTAGLDPDERNRFLNLLAKIGEQVVVILSTHIVADVTDLCPRMAIIVKGEVLSQGEPLAAIDTIKSKVWRRSVSAEALPEYQQRFNVLHTRLVGGKPQINVYADSQPDDGFIAVEPDLEDVYFLHVRNAARAAAPAAAVAAPAAAA; encoded by the coding sequence ATGCTATCGATCAAACAGCTGAGCAAGACCTACGCCAACGGCGTCAAAGCGATCAACAACGTCAGCCTCGACATCCCCAACGGCATGTTCGGCCTGCTCGGCCCCAACGGCGCCGGCAAGTCCTCGCTGATGCGCACCATCGCCACCTTGCAAGATCCCGATAGCGGCAGCATCGATTTCAACGGCCTCGACGTGCTGGCCCAGCCCGAGGCGCTGCGCCGCCAGCTCGGCTACCTGCCGCAGGACTTCGGCGTCTACCCCAAGGTCAGCGCCGAAACCCTGCTCAACCACTTCGCCGTCCTCAAGGGGCTGACCGCGCGCGGCGAGCGCAAGGAGGCGGTCGAAGCGCTGCTGCAGCAAACCAACCTGTGGGAAGCGCGCAAGCGCAACCTCGGCACCTACTCGGGCGGCATGCGGCAGCGCTTCGGCATCGCCCAGGCGCTGCTCGGCTCGCCCCGTCTGGTGATCGTCGACGAGCCGACCGCCGGCCTCGACCCGGACGAGCGCAACCGCTTCCTCAACCTGCTGGCCAAGATCGGCGAGCAGGTGGTGGTGATCCTGTCGACCCACATCGTTGCCGACGTCACCGACCTGTGCCCGCGCATGGCCATCATCGTCAAGGGCGAGGTCCTCAGCCAGGGCGAGCCACTGGCCGCCATCGACACCATCAAGAGCAAGGTCTGGCGCCGCAGCGTCAGCGCCGAGGCGCTGCCGGAATACCAGCAGCGCTTCAACGTGCTGCACACGCGCCTGGTCGGCGGCAAGCCGCAGATCAACGTCTACGCCGACAGCCAGCCGGACGACGGCTTCATCGCCGTCGAGCCGGACCTGGAGGACGTCTACTTCCTGCACGTGCGCAACGCCGCGCGCGCCGCCGCGCCGGCCGCCGCCGTCGCCGCCCCTGCGGCCGCAGCGTAA
- a CDS encoding efflux RND transporter permease subunit, protein MNLSELCIRRPVMVVLLSLTLVLAGVLSYFYIPVAALPSYNTPVINVSADLPGASPDTMASSVALPLEKQFSTIAGLSLITSTNILGNSSLTLEFDPSVNVNEAAVDVQAALLRAQRQLPVEMTDLPSYRKVNPADAPVLFMTMTSPSMTLAELNDYAENLIAPSLSTLPGVAQVTVNGQKRFAVRVRAKSDLMNARDLTLDELQQAIRSANANTPLGILDGPSQTLTIQGNAQLMKAAEFAELIVATRNGEPVRLKDVATVEDSFQSVKTAGSYNGERSIVLLVQRQPDANTVQVVDGVRALLPRFKNQVPESISINLVNDRSVSIREAIHDVNLTLLLTIFLVVMVIFLFLRRAAATFIPAITMPISLLGALALLYAFGYSLDNVSLLGITLAVGLVVDDAIVVLENIVRHIEMGKKPLQASLIGAKEMGFTIISISVSLVAVFIPIFFMPGVIGLMFHEFAVVVALSVLVSAAVSLMLVPMLASRLLPADTIDPEHDKGNFLGRWFEAGFTKLRNGYASTLDVALRHRPVVLLAALGTFVLTAVLYMTIPKGFFPEEDLGQIRVNTEASEDISSAALMALQDRVVAVIRADPNVQDVVSFVSGGNSGRMFLVLKPRGERQKMPQVLDSLRKATKAVPGIAVYLSPVQNLQLGGRPSKSRYQYTLQSVSPGALNDWAQKYLDQMRNDPDFRDVTSDSQNKGLQASLKIDRDKANNLGVAIGDIRTALYLAFGERQVSTIYSPAASYYVILEAADADRQFDSALTRISVRNKTGQLVKLSSIASVERTIGPTAVNHQGQLQAITISFNLAPDVPLGTATAKIDRMGVDMNLPPSIITNYGGDAAVFQSSQGSQLILILAAVGVIYVLLGVLYESYIHPLTILAGLPSAAVGALLTLRLFNLDLTMIAIIGILMLIGIVKKNAIMMIDFALHVQRNEGRTPAEAIREACILRFRPIMMTTLAALMGALPIALGLGAGAELRQPLGLAVVGGLIFSQVITLYITPVIYLFLDKYSGTGPMSDAELAGDVVDYTPESVHAVPLKAVNIVKH, encoded by the coding sequence ATGAACCTTTCCGAGTTATGCATCCGGCGCCCCGTGATGGTGGTGCTACTGTCGCTGACCTTGGTGCTGGCGGGCGTGCTGTCGTACTTCTACATTCCGGTCGCCGCGCTGCCCAGCTATAACACGCCGGTCATCAACGTCTCGGCCGACCTGCCGGGCGCCTCGCCCGACACCATGGCCTCGTCGGTCGCGCTGCCGCTGGAAAAGCAGTTCTCGACCATCGCCGGCCTGTCGCTGATCACCTCCACCAACATCCTGGGCAATTCCTCGCTGACCCTGGAGTTCGATCCGAGCGTCAACGTCAACGAGGCGGCGGTCGATGTCCAGGCCGCGCTGTTGCGCGCCCAGCGCCAGTTGCCGGTCGAGATGACCGACCTGCCGTCCTACCGCAAGGTCAACCCGGCCGACGCGCCGGTGCTGTTCATGACGATGACGTCGCCGTCGATGACCCTGGCCGAGCTGAACGACTACGCCGAGAACCTGATCGCGCCGAGCCTGTCGACCCTGCCGGGCGTGGCGCAAGTCACCGTCAACGGCCAGAAGCGCTTCGCGGTGCGGGTGCGCGCCAAGTCGGACCTGATGAACGCGCGCGACCTCACCCTGGATGAGTTGCAGCAGGCGATCCGCTCGGCCAACGCCAACACGCCGCTGGGCATCCTGGACGGCCCCAGCCAGACGCTGACCATCCAGGGGAACGCCCAGCTGATGAAGGCGGCCGAATTCGCCGAGCTGATCGTCGCCACCCGCAACGGCGAGCCGGTGCGCCTGAAGGACGTCGCCACCGTCGAGGACAGCTTCCAGTCGGTCAAGACCGCCGGCAGCTACAACGGCGAGCGCTCGATCGTGCTGCTGGTGCAGCGCCAGCCCGACGCCAACACCGTGCAGGTGGTCGACGGCGTGCGCGCGCTGCTGCCGCGCTTCAAGAACCAGGTGCCGGAGTCGATCAGCATCAACCTCGTCAACGATCGTTCGGTGTCGATCCGCGAGGCCATCCACGACGTCAACCTGACCCTGCTGCTGACCATCTTCCTGGTGGTGATGGTGATCTTCCTGTTCCTGCGCCGCGCCGCCGCGACGTTTATTCCAGCGATCACGATGCCGATTTCGCTGCTGGGCGCGCTGGCCTTGTTGTACGCCTTCGGTTATAGCCTCGACAACGTTTCACTATTGGGCATCACCCTGGCCGTCGGCCTGGTGGTCGACGACGCCATCGTGGTGCTGGAAAACATCGTGCGCCACATCGAGATGGGCAAGAAACCGTTGCAGGCGTCGCTGATCGGCGCCAAGGAGATGGGCTTCACCATCATCTCGATCTCGGTCTCGCTGGTGGCCGTGTTCATCCCGATCTTCTTCATGCCGGGTGTGATCGGCTTGATGTTCCACGAATTCGCCGTCGTCGTCGCGCTGTCGGTGCTGGTGTCGGCGGCGGTGTCGCTGATGCTGGTGCCGATGCTGGCCAGCCGCCTGCTGCCGGCCGACACCATCGATCCGGAGCACGACAAGGGCAACTTCCTGGGCCGCTGGTTCGAGGCCGGTTTCACCAAACTGCGCAACGGCTACGCCAGCACCCTGGACGTGGCGCTGCGCCACCGGCCGGTCGTGCTGCTGGCCGCGCTGGGCACCTTCGTGCTGACGGCGGTGCTGTACATGACGATACCCAAGGGCTTCTTCCCCGAGGAGGACCTGGGCCAGATCCGCGTCAACACCGAGGCTTCCGAGGACATCTCGTCGGCCGCGCTGATGGCCTTGCAGGACCGCGTGGTGGCGGTGATCCGCGCCGACCCCAACGTGCAGGACGTGGTCTCGTTTGTCAGCGGCGGCAACAGCGGGCGCATGTTCCTGGTGCTCAAGCCGCGCGGCGAACGGCAGAAGATGCCGCAGGTGCTGGACAGCCTGCGCAAGGCCACCAAGGCCGTGCCCGGCATCGCCGTGTATCTGAGCCCGGTGCAGAACCTGCAGCTGGGCGGACGCCCGTCCAAGAGCCGCTACCAGTACACCCTGCAATCGGTCAGCCCCGGCGCGCTCAACGACTGGGCGCAGAAATACCTGGACCAGATGCGCAACGATCCCGACTTCCGCGACGTCACCAGCGATTCGCAGAACAAGGGCTTGCAGGCCTCGCTCAAGATCGACCGCGACAAGGCCAACAACCTCGGCGTGGCCATCGGCGACATCCGCACCGCGCTGTATCTGGCCTTCGGCGAGCGGCAGGTGTCGACCATCTATTCGCCGGCCGCCAGCTACTACGTGATCCTGGAGGCGGCCGACGCCGACCGCCAGTTCGACAGCGCGCTGACCCGGATCTCGGTGCGCAACAAGACCGGCCAGCTGGTCAAGCTGTCGAGCATCGCCAGCGTCGAGCGCACCATCGGCCCGACCGCCGTCAACCACCAGGGCCAGCTGCAGGCGATCACGATTTCGTTCAACCTGGCGCCGGATGTGCCGCTGGGCACGGCCACCGCCAAGATCGACCGCATGGGCGTGGACATGAACCTGCCGCCGTCGATCATCACCAACTATGGCGGCGACGCGGCGGTGTTCCAGAGCTCGCAGGGCAGCCAGCTGATCCTGATCCTGGCTGCCGTGGGCGTGATTTACGTGCTGCTGGGCGTGCTGTATGAAAGTTATATCCACCCGCTGACCATCCTGGCCGGCCTGCCGTCGGCGGCCGTGGGCGCCTTGCTGACTTTGCGCCTGTTCAACCTCGATCTGACGATGATTGCCATCATCGGTATTCTGATGCTGATCGGTATCGTCAAGAAGAACGCCATCATGATGATCGACTTCGCGCTGCACGTGCAGCGCAACGAGGGCCGCACGCCGGCCGAGGCGATCCGCGAGGCCTGCATCCTGCGCTTCCGGCCGATCATGATGACCACCCTGGCGGCGCTGATGGGCGCGCTGCCGATCGCGCTGGGCCTTGGCGCCGGCGCCGAACTGCGCCAGCCGCTGGGCTTGGCGGTGGTGGGCGGCTTGATCTTCTCGCAAGTGATCACCCTGTACATCACGCCCGTCATTTATCTGTTCCTCGATAAATACAGCGGCACCGGCCCGATGAGCGACGCCGAGCTGGCGGGGGACGTGGTTGATTACACTCCGGAAAGTGTGCACGCCGTACCACTGAAGGCCGTGAACATAGTCAAGCATTGA
- a CDS encoding efflux RND transporter periplasmic adaptor subunit translates to MKKSSLAYVVGAIAILGGGVWYATHGGAGPAQAGAQSKNGNAPQGPTTVSVVAPARQDVAVVLQANGTVTPVSTVDLHPQTTSTISKVHIKEGQFVTSGELMFSLDDRSQRANVQKAQAQVARDRATLADAERQYQRAMDLLEQKFVAQGAVDTLKSQVESARALLEADIAAARAVGVDASYTSIRAPMTGRVGAINVYPGSLVQLETSLTTVTQLDPINVAFTLPESALGALLEAKQRGTVPVKVTLGGSDKAINGALSFIDNTVDPVAGVIRVKAQFDNKGSSLWPGQYVNAQLVSHVIKDATVIPQNAIISNTRGTFVYAVDSDQSAKVVNIKRLHSFGDQAAVSGLSGTEKIIVDGKQNLRPGGKVRIAGADKPAEPGTDNAKQKG, encoded by the coding sequence ATGAAAAAATCTTCGTTAGCATATGTGGTGGGCGCCATCGCGATCCTTGGCGGCGGCGTCTGGTACGCGACGCACGGCGGCGCCGGCCCGGCCCAGGCCGGTGCCCAGTCGAAGAACGGCAACGCCCCGCAGGGGCCGACCACGGTCAGCGTCGTCGCGCCGGCGCGCCAGGACGTCGCCGTCGTGCTGCAAGCGAACGGCACGGTGACGCCGGTCAGCACCGTCGACCTGCATCCGCAAACGACCAGCACCATCTCCAAGGTGCATATCAAGGAAGGGCAGTTCGTCACCTCCGGCGAGCTGATGTTCTCGCTCGACGACCGCAGCCAGCGCGCCAATGTGCAAAAGGCGCAAGCCCAGGTCGCGCGCGACCGCGCCACCCTGGCCGACGCCGAGCGCCAGTACCAGCGCGCGATGGATCTGCTGGAGCAGAAATTCGTCGCCCAAGGCGCCGTCGACACGCTCAAGAGCCAGGTCGAATCGGCCCGCGCGCTGCTCGAGGCCGACATCGCCGCCGCCCGCGCGGTCGGCGTCGACGCCAGCTACACCTCGATCCGCGCGCCGATGACGGGCCGGGTCGGCGCCATCAACGTCTATCCGGGCAGCCTGGTGCAGCTTGAGACGTCGCTCACCACCGTCACCCAGCTCGATCCGATCAACGTCGCCTTCACCCTGCCGGAGTCGGCGCTCGGTGCGCTGCTGGAGGCCAAGCAGCGCGGCACGGTGCCGGTCAAGGTTACCCTGGGCGGCTCGGACAAGGCAATCAACGGCGCCCTGAGCTTCATCGACAACACCGTCGATCCGGTCGCCGGCGTCATTCGCGTCAAGGCGCAGTTCGACAACAAGGGCAGCAGCCTGTGGCCGGGCCAGTACGTCAACGCCCAGCTGGTCTCCCATGTGATAAAAGACGCGACGGTGATCCCGCAAAACGCTATCATCAGCAATACCCGCGGCACTTTCGTCTACGCGGTCGATAGCGACCAATCGGCCAAGGTGGTCAACATCAAGCGGCTGCACTCCTTTGGCGACCAGGCCGCCGTGTCCGGATTGAGCGGCACCGAGAAAATCATCGTCGACGGCAAGCAAAACCTGCGGCCGGGCGGCAAGGTGCGGATCGCCGGCGCCGACAAGCCGGCCGAGCCGGGGACCGACAACGCGAAACAGAAGGGCTAG